Proteins co-encoded in one Balneolaceae bacterium genomic window:
- a CDS encoding DUF5723 family protein, translated as MTILKKKYALLILLTLFVCVIPKISHSQISLTTENMALGGGGTAYLTGFESLFVNPANLYIQEKNYRFQISLLQGGLYHDTILPVPNYTDRWNHFQDHTGFFDQQTPLPDLSPNDYDTLLDRNYPRNNTTREFLSETDFYWFGLKWVRPERSYALSFRTRYATRYELGRGFFSMSPVDRNDNMILDRSFSQKSQVLHELSFGYAESFTFLNGLMPQLSEFIIGIAPKVVLSGASLDANFTNSYVMDAGSSNWIHHAEYSQQTSGVLSTYGQSFFNSGSLPSQSDHTFRDLLQPAGIGFGLDIGVTYLITFGDDLSILRQQNEPTEKSLRIGLSITDLGAVYQYKSPFQYSSQSVNRTTSEIGSISDTGFTGAPNEHYFFLSQVSEFRNLSEASQNNGSYEMLLPTSIQAGALFQYQQIKLMGDLSYSLSQTPFSHSGLASYIGIELRPLPFLPIRGGTRFARKMSGYYSFGTGLETKYFDLNLSVLLKSLNAAPTTEILGMSFLGLKFYLQ; from the coding sequence TATGGCTCTCGGCGGTGGAGGTACAGCCTACTTAACCGGATTTGAATCACTGTTTGTAAACCCGGCAAATCTTTACATACAGGAAAAAAATTACCGGTTCCAGATCTCCCTTCTCCAGGGCGGACTTTATCATGATACAATACTCCCCGTTCCCAATTACACAGACCGATGGAATCATTTCCAGGATCATACCGGTTTTTTTGATCAACAGACTCCTCTCCCGGATTTAAGCCCAAACGACTACGATACTCTTCTCGATCGGAATTACCCGAGAAATAATACGACCCGGGAATTTTTATCAGAAACCGATTTTTATTGGTTTGGCCTGAAATGGGTACGGCCGGAACGAAGCTATGCTCTGTCTTTTCGAACGAGATACGCTACCCGGTACGAACTCGGACGCGGTTTTTTTTCGATGAGTCCTGTGGACAGGAATGATAATATGATTCTTGATCGGTCCTTTTCTCAAAAATCGCAGGTGTTGCATGAACTATCATTTGGCTATGCTGAATCATTTACGTTTTTGAATGGGCTTATGCCTCAGCTTTCCGAATTCATCATCGGCATTGCACCTAAAGTTGTACTCTCCGGTGCTTCGCTGGACGCCAATTTTACGAACAGTTATGTTATGGATGCGGGTTCTTCAAACTGGATTCATCATGCGGAATATAGTCAGCAAACTTCGGGAGTATTGTCAACCTATGGGCAATCGTTTTTTAACTCCGGCAGTCTTCCCTCCCAATCAGATCATACATTCCGGGATTTACTGCAACCTGCCGGTATTGGTTTTGGGCTGGACATCGGTGTAACCTACCTGATAACATTTGGAGATGATCTTTCAATTCTCCGACAGCAAAATGAACCCACAGAAAAATCTCTGCGAATTGGATTATCCATAACCGATTTAGGAGCTGTTTATCAGTACAAATCACCTTTCCAGTATTCGTCGCAATCTGTAAATCGTACAACGTCTGAAATTGGATCAATTTCTGATACCGGCTTTACGGGAGCACCCAACGAGCATTATTTTTTCCTCTCTCAGGTCAGTGAATTCAGAAATTTATCAGAAGCTTCTCAAAATAATGGTTCATACGAGATGCTTCTGCCAACTTCCATACAAGCGGGAGCTCTGTTTCAATATCAACAGATAAAATTGATGGGAGATCTCAGTTATTCATTATCGCAAACGCCTTTTAGCCACTCAGGATTGGCCAGTTATATAGGCATTGAACTGCGACCTTTGCCCTTTTTGCCTATTCGTGGTGGCACCCGTTTTGCCCGTAAAATGTCTGGTTATTACAGCTTTGGAACAGGGTTGGAAACAAAATACTTCGACCTGAATTTGTCTGTACTACTAAAGAGCCTGAATGCAGCACCTACAACAGAAATTTTAGGAATGTCTTTCTTAGGACTTAAATTCTATTTACAATAG